A window from Bos indicus isolate NIAB-ARS_2022 breed Sahiwal x Tharparkar chromosome 1, NIAB-ARS_B.indTharparkar_mat_pri_1.0, whole genome shotgun sequence encodes these proteins:
- the GHSR gene encoding growth hormone secretagogue receptor type 1 isoform X3: MWNATRSEEPGPNLTLPDLGWDALPDNDSLTDELPPLFPAPLLAGVTATCVALFVVGIAGNLLTMLVVSRFRELRTTTNLYLSSMAFSDLLIFLCMPLDLVRLWHYRPWNLGDLLCKLFQFVSESCTYATVLTITALSVERYFAICFPLRAKVVITKGRVKLVILVIWAVAFCSAGPIFVLVGVEHENGTDPRDTNECRATEFAVRSGLLTVMVWVSSVFFFLPVFCLTVLYSLIGRKLWRRRRGEAAVGASLRDQNHKQTVKMLAVVVFAFILCWLPFHVGRYLFSKSFEPGSVEIAQISQYCNLVSFVLFYLSAAINPILYNIMSKKYRVAVFKLLGFEPFSQRKLSTLKDESSRAWTESSINT; encoded by the exons ATGTGGAATGCGACGCGGAGCGAGGAGCCGGGGCCCAACCTCACGCTGCCGGACCTGGGTTGGGACGCTCTCCCCGACAATGACTCGCTGACTGACGAGCTGCCACCCCTCTTCCCCGCGCCGCTGCTGGCGGGCGTCACAGCCACCTGCGTGGCGCTCTTCGTGGTGGGCATCGCGGGCAACCTGCTCACCATGCTGGTGGTGTCGCGTTTCCGCGAGCTGCGTACCACCACCAACCTCTACCTGTCCAGCATGGCCTTCTCCGACTTACTCATCTTCCTCTGCATGCCCCTCGACCTCGTGCGCCTCTGGCATTACCGGCCCTGGAACTTGGGCGACCTGCTCTGCAAACTCTTCCAGTTTGTCAGCGAGAGCTGCACCTACGCTACGGTGCTCACCATCACCGCGCTGAGCGTCGAGCGCTACTTCGCCATCTGCTTCCCGCTGCGGGCCAAGGTGGTGATCACCAAGGGCCGGGTGAAGCTCGTCATCCTGGTCATCTGGGCCGTGGCTTTCTGCAGCGCCGGGCCCATCTTCGTGCTGGTCGGAGTGGAGCATGAGAATGGCACCGACCCTCGGGACACCAACGAGTGCCGAGCGACCGAGTTCGCCGTGCGCTCCGGACTGCTCACAGTCATGGTGTGGGTGTCCAGCGTCTTCTTCTTCCTGCCTGTTTTCTGCCTCACTGTGCTCTACAGCCTCATCGGCAGGAAGTTGTGGAGGAGGAGACGCGGCGAGGCGGCGGTGGGCGCCTCGCTCAGAGACCAGAACCACAAACAGACCGTGAAGATGCTGG ctgtagtggtttttgctttCATCCTCTGCTGGCTGCCCTTCCACGTAGGACggtatttattttccaaatcctTCGAGCCTGGCTCTGTGGAGATCGCGCAGATCAGCCAATACTGCAACCTCGTCTCTTTCGTCCTCTTCTACCTCAGTGCCGCCATCAACCCTATTCTCTACAACATCATGTCCAAGAAGTACCGGGTGGCAGTGTTCAAACTTCTGGGATTTGAACCCTTCTCCCAGAGGAAGCTCTCCACTCTAAAGGATGAAAGTTCTCGGGCCTGGACAGAATCTAGTATTAATACATGA